The DNA sequence CAGCGCGATCTGGGTCACGAACACGACGGCCTCCGGGTCGTCGCCGTTCACGTGCATGATCGGTGCGCTGACCATCTTCGCGACATCGGTGGCATAGTGCGTGGAGCGCACGTCCTTCAGCGTGCTGGTGGTGAACCCGATCTGGTTGTTCACCACGATATGCACCGTGCCCTTGGTGGAGAAGCCCCGGGTCTGCGCCATGTTCAGCGTCTCCATCACCACCCCTTGGCCCGCGAACGCAGCATCGCCGTGGATCACCACCGGCATCACCTTCTGACCCTGCCGGTCACGAAGCCGCACCTGCCGAGCCCGAACCGAACCCTCGACCACCGGGGTCACGATCTCGAGATGCGACGGGTTGAACGCCAGCGCCAGGTGCACCGCGCCCCCGGGCGTCTGGACGTCGCTCGAGTAGCCGAGATGGTATTTCACGTCCCCGGTTCCGCGGTTGCGGCTCGGGCGCCCCTCGAACTCGTCGGCGAGCTCGCGCGGCGACTTGCCGAATACGTTCACCAGCACGTTCAGCCGCCCGCGATGGGCCATCCCCAGGACGATCTCCTTCACCCCGCGCGCGCCGCCGCGCTGCACCAGTGCGTTCAGCAGCGGGATCAGGCTTTCCGCCCCCTCCAGCGAGAACCGCTTCTGCCCGACATAGCGATGGTGCAGATAGCGTTCCAGACCCTCGGCCGCGGTGACCCGCTCCAGGATCGCCTTCTGGGTATCCGGATCGAACCCGAAATGCCCCCGTGCCGATTCCAGCCGCTGCTGCAGCCAGCGCTTTTCCCCCGTCGACGTCAGGTGCATGAACTCCGCGCCGATGCAGGCGCAGTAGGTGTCCCGCAGGATGTCCTCGATCTCGTCGAGGCGTGCCGGACTGGGCCCGTGCAGGGAGCCGGGATCGAAGGTCTGGGCCGGGTCCACGCGGTCCAGCTCGTGGTAGGCGCGCGTCAGTTCGGGCGGCGTTTCCGGCAGATGCCGCCCGAGCGGATCGAGATGAGCGGCGAAATGGCCGAGGAAGCGGTAGGCATTGATGTACTGCAAGACGCGCACCTGCAGGCGCTCGAGCTGCAAATCGCGCTCGTCGATGCAGTCGCCGGCGGCCGGCGCGTCGGCAGGGGCCTCCCGCTCCAGCGCGCCGAAATAATCGGCCCACGCCGCGGGCACGGCGTCGGGATCGTTCCGGTAGCGTTCGAACAACGCCTCGGCGAACGCCAGGCTGTCGGGATGGACGTCCATGCGCCGCAGCATCCCGAGCGACCGTTGCCGTGAGGGGGGTTCGTTCATGGGCTTTCCTGACTCTCCGGAGTCGTGTCGAGGGTTGGGCATCCCGTCGCCGGTCAGCTTAGCGCGAATGGCCCCGAAATTCCGTGATCGAGCGGGCCTTCGGTCATTACCGCGTGCCCATTTGATACGATTCGGCGATGGATGTTTCCCGTCTGCTCGAATCCCTGAACCCGGCCCAGCGCGAGGCCGTTGCCGCTCCTCCCGGTCCGACCCTGGTCCTGGCGGGGGCGGGCAGCGGCAAGACCCGCGTATTGGTTCACCGGATCGCCTGGCTGATCGAGGTCGAGGGCGTGATGCCCTGGAGCTTGCTTGCGGTGACGTTCACCAACAAGGCTGCGAACGAGATGCGCGGGCGTATCGAAACCCTGCTCGGCCAGCCGGTCAGCGGACTGTGGATGGGCACGTTCCACGGCCTCGCACACCGGCTGTTGCGCCAGCACTGGCAGGAAGCCCGGCTGCCGCAGTCGTTCCAGATCCTCGACAGCGACGACCAGCTGCGCCTGGTGCGCCGCGTGTTGCGCGCGCTGGAGCTGGACGAGGCACGCTGGCCGCCACGCCAGGCGCAGTGGTTCATCAATGCGCGCAAGGACGAGGGGCGCCGCCCGGACCATCTGCCCGATACCGGGGACCCGGTGTCGCGCCAGTGGGTCCGCGTCTACACCGCCTACGAGCAAGCCTGTGCGCGGGCCGGGGTGGTCGATTTCGCGGAACTGCTGCTGCGCGCAGTGGAATTGCTGCGCGACCACGAGGAACTGCTGGAACACTACCGGCACCGGTTCCGGCATCTGCTGGTCGACGAGTTCCAGGACACCAACGACATCCAGTACGGCTGGCTGCGGCTGTTGGCGGGTGGCGGCGCTCCGCTGTTCGCGGTGGGCGACGACGACCAGTCGATCTACGGCTGGCGCGGCGCGCGCGTCGAGAACCTGCAGCATTTCCAGAAGGATTTTCCCGGGACCCAGGTGGTGCGGCTGGAACAGAACTACCGGTCCAGCGCCAACATCCTGAATGCGGCCAACGCGCTGATCCGCAACAACAACGGACGGCTCGGAAAGGAATTGTGGACCGACGGACAGGACGGCGCTCCGGTACGCTTGTTCGCTGCGATCAACGAACAGGACGAGGCGCGCTTCGTCGCCGAGACGATCGCGCGCCACGTCGAACACGGCGGCCTGCACCGCGAATGCGCGGTGCTGTACCGTTCCAACGCGCAGTCGCGGGTGATCGAGGACACGCTGTTCGCCCGGCGCATCCCCTACCGGGTCTATGGCGGCCTTCGCTTCTTCGAGCGGCTCGAGATCAAGGATGCACTGGCCTACCTGCGCCTGGTCGAGAACGCCGACGACGATGCCGCGTTCCTGCGAGCGGTGAACCAGCCCCCGCGCGGAATCGGCGAGAAGACGCTGGAGGATCTGCGCCTGCGGGCCCAGCAGCAGGGGCTCAGCCTGATCCAGGCAGCGCAACAGGCGGTGGCCTCGGAAGCCATGCCGGGGCGCGCGCGCAATGCGGTCGCCGGATTCCTGCAGCTCGTGCTGCGGCTGCGCGAGGAGATTTCCGGAAAGGAGCTGCCGGACCAGATCGAGTCGGCGATCGCGCGCTCGGGCCTGCGCGAGCATTTCGCGAACGAGAAGGGCGAGCGCGGCCAGGCTCGCGTCGAGAACCTCGACGAACTCGTCGGCGCCGCGCGCGCCTTCGCCCAGGATCTGCCGGTGGAAGCCGAAACCGGCACGCTGACCGATTTCCTCGCGCATGCCGCACTCGAGGCCGGCGAGGGTGCTGCCGACCCGCACGAGGATGCGGTGCAGCTGATGACCCTGCATTCGGCCAAGGGGCTGGAGTTTCCGCTGGTTCTGCTGACCGGCCTCGAGGAAGGGCTGTTTCCGAACGCCCGCTCGCTCGAGGAACCGGGCCGGCTGGAGGAGGAACGCCGGCTTGCCTACGTCGGCATGACCCGGGCGCAGCGGGAACTGTACCTGACCCATGCCGAGACCCGGCGCCTGTACGGCCGGGAGTCGTACAACATGCCGTCGCGCTTCATCGGCGAACTGCCCGCGGAAATGATCGAACCGCTGCGGCCGCAGGCGCGCGTGCAGCCGGCCGGGCGCTTCGCCGGGATGCGCCCGGGGCTGGATGCGCGCGGCGCCGCGGCCGCCGATGCGGGCCTCGCGATCGGCAGCCGGGTCCGCCACGCGAAGTTCGGCGAGGGGGTCATCACCGAGTACGAGGGCGGTGGCGCCTCGGCCCGGGTCCAGGTGAACTTCGCCAACGCCGGTGCGAAGTGGCTGGTGCTGAGCTTCGCCCGGCTGGAACCCGTCGCCTGACGGAACCCGCAACGCGGTTGCCGTCGGCGCGGCCCTACTCGGTCGGTACGGAAGTGTCTCCGGGGTCGGCAGCCGGTTCGCCAGCATCGTCGTCGGTCAGACGGCCCCAGGCGCCCCGAATGTCCTCCCACAGTGCCTCGGTTCGGGTCTGGGCGCCTTCCCAGGCGTCGCCCGAAAACTCGCGGGCGTCTTCCCAGGCCTGCTGCGCGCGATCCCGGGCGGTCGCGGCGGCTTCCTTGGCCCGTTCCCAGGCCTCTTCGCCTTCCTCCTGACCGACACGGCGGGCGTGCTCGGCACGTTCCCGCGCTTCCTCGGCGAGTTCCTGCGCGCGGTTCCACAACCGCTCAGCCTCGGCCTCGTCGTTGGCCTCCATCTCGTCGACCGGGGGCGCCGGTTCGCCGACCTCGTCAGGCGGCACCGCGGGATCGGGCTCGGGCGCGACCGTCTCGGGTTCCATCTGCGGTTCCGTGACTGGCGCAGGCGGCTCGGCAGGGTCGCAGCCGGCCAGCGCGAACGCGAAGGCGAGGGGGACCAGCATCCACAGATAAGGCATCGCGATCTCCTTGCGGTTGGGCAATAGCAGAGTTTAGGCCGTTTCTGCGCCGGGCACTGTGAAACCGGTTCGACTTCCGGCGCAGTCCGGACCGGGGCGCAGGTATGCGGAGCATACTGCCAATATTGGCGACCGCAGATGGATTACTGTCAATTCTGTCGGCCTTTTTCCCGGCCACCCTCCGCCTGGCCTGCTCTGAACGTTCGGGCTCAACCTGCGGATTCGATGCCGCCCCTTGGAATATCAACCGCTTGCTGCCGTCGCGCACCGGCCATGGCATGGAACGTGCTAGGCCGGTCCACGCATGCAATCCGCCCGCCGTGTTTCGCGACGGGTTTCGTTCAAGCCCTGGCAGCAAGGGGAACTCGATGGAATACATCGGCCTTTATCCAACCTGGTTCGAACCGTCGCTCGGCAGCGGCTGGGTGGTCGGCATCATCGCCACCGCCCACGTACTCTTTTCGCATACTTCGGTGGGAGCGGCGATCTTCTTCGCGTTCCTCGCCACGCTCGCCTACCAACGCAACCGGCCCGAACTGCTGACCTTCGTGAAGCAGTACGGCCTGTTCCTGCTGGTGTTCGCCTACGTCGCCGGTTCGATCACCGGCGTCGGTATCTGGTATTCGACCACCGTCGCGAGCCCGCGCGGGATCTCGGCGCTGATCCACAGCTTCGTCTGGAAGTGGGCCACCGAATGGGTCTTCTTCGTGATCGAGGTGATCGGCGTGTACCTGGTCGTGTACCTGGTCGGCAAGGTCGATCCGCGCACCCATCTGCGCGTGACCTGGATCTTTGCGCTGTCGTCGCTGGCGACGATGCTGATCATCATCGGCATCCTGTCGTTCATGCTCTGGCCGGGCAAGGAGATCTGGTTCGACGAGGGCGGCTACCTGAACGGTTTCTACGGGCCGAACACCTTTGCGCAACTGGCGATGCGCATGGCGTTCATGCTGACCATGACCGCAGTGGTCGGCGGCGTGGTGGCCTCCCGGATCCAGGACCTGGCGCTGCGCCGGGAGATCACGCGCATGCTCGCCTGGCTGGGAATCGTCTCGGCGGTGATCGGGACCGCACTGTTCAGCTGGTATACCAGCACGCTGCCGGAGCATGCCCACCTGGTGATGCAGGCGCGGCTGCCCGACTGGTTCTCGATCAGTCTGATCGCGGTGCTTGGCGGAATCATCGTCTATTTCATCGCGACCCTGCTGGTGCCGCGGATGCTGACACCGGCGGTCGCCGGGGTCGCGACGGTCGCGATCCTGGTCTTCGGCCTGTGGCCCGAGGAAGTCGCGCGCGAATCGATCCGCAAGCCCTTCGTCGCCGGCGAGTACCTGTACTCGAATCAGGTGATCGCGCGCGACGTGCCCGGAATGGGGATCCGCTCGGAGATCCCGGTGATCCAGGAACACGGGCTGCTGCAGACCCATGTGTTCCTGCCCGAGGAACTGCGCGAAGTGACGCCGGACAACGCGGCGCAGGTCGGGCACGCAATCGCGCTCAGCATGTGCTCCAACTGCCACAGCGTGACCGATACCGGGATGCGTCCGATCCGGAACTATCTCGGCGGCAGCACCGATGTCGCCCGGATCAAGACCTACCTGCTGGGGGCGCTGGCGACCGGCAACACGCTGTACATGCCGCAAATCCCGATGACCGACGACGAGGCCGAGGCGCTGGCGGTGTTCCTGGCCAGCCTCAACGACCCGGAGCTGCCGCTGCGCTATGCGCAGGAACGCGCCGGGATCGCCCGGTCCGACGACGCGGCCACGACCTCGGAGGAGTAAAGCATGGAAACCGAACTGCTCTACGCATTGCGCGATCCGGCCGGGGTGCCGTCGCACCCGGTCATCTTCCTGATCCTGGGGGTGCTGACCTTCGCGCTGCACATCGCCGCAGTGCAGATGATGCTCGGCACCGCCGCGCTGACGATCTGGGGCGCGCTCAGCCGCGGCGCGTACCGGCGCCGGCTCGCGCAATCGATGGTGAACGTCGCCAAGGTGATGGTTTCGGTCGCGATCGTGCTGGGAGTCGCGCCGCTGCTGTTCGTGCAGGTGATCTACGACCCGTTCTGGTATACCTCGAACGTGCTCTCGGCCTGGTGGGTGATCGGCTTCATCCTGATCCTGCTGGTCGGATACACGCTGTTGTACGTGTTCTACTGGCGCAACACCGCGCTTGCCACCGCGCCCAGGGCGCGCTCGACCTGGGCGATGATCGCATCGGTGGTATTGCTGCTGGTGGTCGGCTGGATCATGCACGTGCTCGCCCAGCAGATGCTGCACCCGGAACAGTGGATGGCCTGGTATGCGCCGAACGGCGAACTGGACACCAGCGGGACCGGCATGCACGCGTTCCATCCCTGGCGTTTTCTGTTCTTCATCGCGCTCGGCGCGCCAGTGACCGGTGCCCTGCTGGTCGCCTACCAGCGTTACTTCCGCGCACGCGACGACGTCGATCCGGCCTACCTCGACTGGGTCGGAACGCTCGCCTACCGGATGATCAACGTCGGCGGGGTGGTCGCGGTCGCGCTGGGCGCCGCCTGGATGGCCACGCTGCCGGAATCGATCGCCCGCTTCGGGTTCTCCCCCTGGGTGATGGGAGCGCTCGCCGGGCTGCTTGGTTTCGTCGGCTTCGCGCACTGGGTGCGCAGCCGGGCCGACAGCCCCTGGGCCTACGCGGTGCTCGCGGTCGGAACGCTCGCAATCATCGTGGTCGCCGCGGCCCGCGAAGCGCTGCGCTGGGGAATGCTGCACGGCATCCATGGCTACAACGCGTTGGATTACAAGGTGAACACCGACTGGTACAGCACGCTGACCTTCGCCATCACCTTCGGCGTGATGGGCGCCGGAGTGCTCGCCTACTACCTGACGGTCGCCTGGCGCGCCGGCCAGACCCGGGGTGTGTACACCGCCAGCGCCGCGGTCGACCGCATGGGCAACGTCGCGATCGGCATGCTGGTGCTGTGGATCCTGCATTACTTCGCGCTCGGCTTCTACTGGTGGGCGCTGTGAACGATACGGAGACGAGAACCATGACACGGCTCTACCCGACCTTCCTGCTGGGCCTGGCGCTGGCGCTCCCGGGGGCGCTGGCCGCCGAGTCTGCCGGCCCGACCGGGGAGATGATGGGCAACACCTGTGCCGCCTGCCACGGCACCTACGGTCGCCTGGCCGGCTCCGCGTTCGTTCCGCTGGCCGGCATGGACGAGGACGAGTTCATCCGCGCGATGCGCGAGTTCCGCGACAACACCCGCCCGTCGACGCTGATGCACAGCGTGGCCAAGGGCTTCAGCGACGAGGAAACCCGGCGGATGGCCGAGTTCTTCGCCGCACAGACGATGGAGGAATGATATCCATGCAGCGTCGTGATTTTCTGAGGCTGATCGGTGCCGGCGCCGCGTTCGCCGGCAGCCTGCCGGTCGGCAGTGCCTTCGCCGCAGCCGCCCCGCACGTGGTGGTGGTCGGCGGCGGCGCCGGCGGTGCCACCGCAGCGAAGTACCTGAAGCTCGCCGATCCCGGCCTGCGCGTGACCGTGATCGAAAAGAACCCGGTCTACATCCGGCCCTACGGGTCGAGCGAGGTGCTGAACGACCACATCGGGATGGCGGATCTGGAGATCGGCTATGACCGCTTGCGCGATCGCTACGGGATCGGATTCCTGTTCGACACCGTGACCGGCGTCGACCCGGAGCAGCGCATCGTGCGGACCGCGGGCGGCAGCCGCCTGGCCTACGACCGGATGATCGTTTCCCCGGGCATTCAGCTGCTGTACGACCGGATCGACGGGTATAGCGAGACGCTGGCCGAGACCCGGGTGCCCAGCGCCTGGATCCCGGGCGAGCAGACCCGGCTGCTGCGCGACCAGCTCCATGCAATGCGGCCCGGCGGCACGTTCCTGATCGTCGCGCCGCCGAACCCCTACCGCTGCCCGCCGGGTCCGTACGAACGCGGCGCGCTGATGGCCGAGTGGTTCCAGACCCACAACCCGACCGCGAAAGTGATCATCCTCGACTCGAAGGACCGCTTCGTTCCCGGGCCCAGCATGCTGCTCGGCTGGAACCGGCTGTACGGCTACAACGTTCCCGAGCGTTTCCGCGAGGGCATGCCGCTCGACGGCGACTGGCCACTGCGCGAGCACGACGGCCCCGGAATGATCGACTGGGTGCCTGGGTACGACGGCGGGCGCGTGCTGGCGCTGGACGCCGGCGCCGGCGTGGTCGAAGCCGAGGCCGGCCGCTTCGAGGCCGACGTGATCAATATCGTGCCGCCGATGGTTGCCGGTCGCGTCGCGTTCGCGATGGACCTGGTCGACGGCAGCGGCTATTGCCCGATCGACCGGCGCACCCACGAGTCCGCGCGTCACCCGGGCATCCATGTGATCGGCGACGCGGCGCAGGCGGACACCATGCCCAAGTCCGGCTACTCGGCGAACACTCAGGCCAAGGTCGCCGCACGCGCGGTGGTCGACCTGCTGGCCGGGCGCGAGACCCAGGAGCCGGTCTGGGAAAACACCTGCTACGCGCTGGCCGGCCAGGAGTACGGGCTGTACGTCGCCGACGTGTTCCGGCTGGTCGACGGGCGCATCCAACGCATGGACGGCCCGCGCTTCCTGCCGCTGGACGCGAGCCGGGCCCAGATCCGGCTTGGTGCGCTGTACCAGAACCACTGGATGCAGACGTTCACCCAGGACTGCTTCGCCTGAACCCGATGGACCACATCACCGACCGGACTACGCGTTGCGCTGGCCGGGACAGCAGCGCGGCGGCAGGAGACCATTCCCGGTTCCGGTCGCGCGACCGCGGCTGTTTCGGCGCGACGCCGTCGTGTGGCGGACCCTGGACCCTGGGCAACGGAACACCCGGTGCCCGATGGAGAGACCGATGAAGATTCGAACCACATTGCTATTGCTGCCACTGGCAGCGCTGGGGCTGGCGGCCGCAAACGGCGACCCGGGCGCGTCGCCGCTACCCGATCGCTGGACTCCGGCCGAACTGCACGCGGCGCTGGCGGCGATGCCGGAGGGGGATCCGGGCCGCGGACGCGAACTCCACGACCGGATGTTCTGCGCGTCCTGCCACGGCCCGTCGGGAGAGTCGCCGAGCCGCAATTGGCCCACGGTCGTCGGCCAGCGCGCGCCCTACGTGTACAAAATGCTTCTGGATTACCGCGACGGCCGGCTGCCGCATCCGGAGGCGGAACCAATGGCGGTGCTGGCGGAGATGATGTCCGAGCAGGAAATGGCCGACGTGGCCGCGTTCTACGATGCGCAGGCGCTGCCCGCGCTGGCGCCGCTGCGCAAGCAGCACCCGGCCGACACGCTGGTGCGCCGCGGCGACCCCGAACGGCTGATCACGCCCTGCTCGGCCTGCCACGGCGTCGACGGCCAGGGAGGCCGCAACGAGACCCCGGCGCTCGCGGGCCAGCGCCCGGAGTATCTGGTGCGCGCGATGCGTGCGTTCCGCGACCGCAGCCGCGACAACGACGTCCATCACGGCATGGGCCAGTTCGCCTGGGACCTGACCGACGCCGAGATCGAAGCGCTCGCCGACTACTACGCGCCCTGAGTCGAGCGCATATTCGGCCCCGGCACGGTCGTCCAGGGCTCCCGGGGCGCGGCGGTTGCGATCACGCCTTCGCGCCCCGGGCTGCAGCCCGGAAACTCGGCTACAGCCCGGGTGCATGGCACCGCATGCGACGCCCCGGCCGTTACGGCGCCGTTCGTTGCACCAGAACCGGCGCGAGCTTCAGCTGCCACAGCAGCGCCGCCGCGAACAGCGCCAGGCCGGTCAGATCGGTCACGACCGTCCCCGAGATCATCAGCAGTGCGGTGCCGAACAGCACCCCCCGGAGCGCCCAGGTGGCGGCACCGAAGAACCATCCCTGGGCCGCGGCTGCGAGCAGGAACACACCGATCAGCGCGGTGGCGAAGTTCAGCGTAATGGTCAGGTTGTCGCCGACCATCAGCAGCGCCGGATGGTAGAAGAACATGAACGGCACGATGAACGCGGCCAGCCCGATCTTGAACGCGGTGACCGACGTGCGCATCGGTTCCGAACCCGCGATCGCCGCACCCGCATACGCTGCCAGTGCCACCGGCGGCGTGATCGCCGAGATCACCGAGTAGTAGAACACGAAGAAGTGCGCCACCAGCGGTTCGACGCCCATCTGGATCAGGCCGGGCGCGACCACCGATGCGGCCACCGCGTAGGCCGCGGTGGTCGGCATCCCCATGCCGAGCAGTACCGAAATCGCCATCGCGAACAGCAGCGCGAGCAGCTGGCTGTTCGCCGCGATCGCCAGCAGCATCGACGAAAAGCGCAGCCCGACCCCGGTCAGCCCGATCACGCCGACGATGATCCCGGCGGCGGCGCAGACCGCAATCAGCTGCACCGCCATCCGCGCCGACAGGTTCAGCGCGCGCAGCATCCCGACCAGCCCGAGCGGGAACGGCGTCAGCCAGCTCACCACCACCGCGCTGGCCAGCGCGACCGTGCCGGCTCGAATCACCGAATAGCCCATGAACAGCGCGCCGATCAGAATGATGATCGGCGTGAACAGGTAGATGCGCCGCAGCAACCGGCCGACCTGCGGCAGCTCCTTGCGCGGCACGCCCTTGATGCCGGTGCGCGCGGCCTCGAAGTCGACCATGAAATACACCGACGCGAAGTACAGCAGCGCCGGAATCAGGGCCGCGACGATCAGTTCGGTGTACGGAATGCCGGTGATCTCGGCCATGATGAACGCCCCGGCACCCATTACCGGTGGCATGATCTGACCGCCGGTCGACGCCGCAGCCTCGATCGCGCCGGAGGAGCGCGGCTGATACCCGACGCGTTTCATCAGCGGAATCGTCAGCGAGCCGGTCGCGACGACGTTGCCGGCCGAGGTGCCGTTGATCATCCCCATCAGCCCGCTGGCGAACACCGCGACCTTGGCCGGCCCGCCGCGCCGACGCCCGGCGACGGCGAACGCGAAATTCACGAAATAGTCGCCGACCTTCGACGCCTGCAGAAACGCCGCAAAGGTGATGAACAGCACGATATAGGTGGACGACACCGCGGTGGTGGGACCGAGGATCCCGTTGTCGGTGTACAGATAGGTGAAGAACCGGTCCGCGCGGTAGCCACCGTGCCCGAGGAAGCCCGGCAGCCAGGGCCCGACGAAACCATAGGCGATGAAGATTGCCGCGATCACGACCAGCGCCAGCCCGGCCACGCGGCGCGTGATCTCCAGGATCAGCAGGATCCCGGCCAGTATGGTCCACATGTCCGGCTGCGTCGGCACCACGCCGGCACGGAACTGCAGCATGTTGAGATGAAACAGCAGATAGCCCGCCACCGCGAGGCTGGCGGCCATCAGGATCCAGTCGTACCAGACGATCCGGTGCGCCTGCGGGCGGAAAACCCAGCCCGCGGGTATTGCGATCGCGGTCGCCGCAAACAGCGACCAGCCGAAGTACTGGAACAGCCAGGCCGGAATCAACGTCACGCCGGCCCAGTCGCGCAGCACATAGGCCGCAACCAGCGCGCCGATCGCATACGCGATCAGTACCGTCGCGGCCAGCATCGGCAACAGCTCCAGCCACCAGCGTCGCTGCCCTGCCTTTTCCGGGTGCGGGGCCCACGACGCGACCAGCGCGAAGCCGATGAACAGACCGCCGGCCACGTGGATGATCCGGAAGGTCCAGGTTTCCAGCGGGAACAGGTTCAGAACGATCAGGTGAAACAGGATGAAGCCAACGCAGGCGATGAACAGCATCCAGGCCTGCCAGCTGGAGAGTTCACGCTCCTGGCTGGCGCGTTCATCCGGATCCGCCGCTGCGCGTGCCTGCGGAACGGGGCTGATGGACTCCGACATGTGGTTCCCCAGTTCGTGCCGGCCGGATCCGTTGACCGAGGATTCCGGCCCGGGCTGTGCCGAAGGCGTGCCCGGCTCAGGGCCGGGCACGCACGGACGCTACCGCCTAGTCGCAGCCCGCCATTTCCGGCGGGATCAGCCGTTCGTCGACTTCGAAGCCCTTGGCCTGGAGGTAACAGACGGCACCGGGGTGGAACCACATGAAGCCGTTGGTGGTGTAATTCTCGGGCAGCGTCTCGGTGGCAGAGCGATGGATCCGTACCATGCGCTCGTTGTCGTCGAGCACGACTTCCATGATTCGCTGCACCAGCGACGCCGGCATGTCCTTGTGCGCGATCGCGTAGTTCCACATCGCCACGGTGGACTGATCCTCGGACACCGAGCGGTAGGTACCGCCGGGGATCTCGACCGCGCTGACCGGGTTGTTGGCGATCACCACGTCGAGTTCGGCGTCCGCGAACGAGAAGATGTTCACCGGCTGCTGGGCTTCGAGCTGGCTGAACGCCGAAATCGGCACGCCGGCTGCGAAGGCGAACGCGTCGATCAGCCCATCCTGGAGCTGACCTGCGAGGTCGGATGCACCGCCATATTGCAGGCGCACGTTGACGCCCAGATCCTGGAAGAAGCGCGGCCAGTACACGCTGGCCGTACCGCCGCGCGGCCCGACGCCGACCCGCTTGCCACGCAGGTCCGAGATCGAGTCGATCCCGGAACGCTGCAGCGCGACGACCTGGAACGGCGTCATATACATCGGGAACATCGCGCGGACGTTCTTGGTTTCCAGTCCGGGCGCCATCTCGAGCGTGCCGTCCCAGGCATCGCGGGCCGGCCCCATCGTGGTCATGCCGAACTGCAGTTCGCCGGAGTGGACCAGCACGAGATTCTGGGCGGGGCCTCCGGTCACTTCCGCCGTGGTGTTCACGCCCAGCTGTTCCTGGACCAGGTTGCCCCATCCGGCGCCGTAGATGAAGTAGGTGCCGCCCTGCGAGGCGGTGCCGATCTTGACCGACCGGGGCCAATCGCTGCGGTCCTGGGCCAGCGCGCCACTGCCGGCCATCGCGATGGCCGTCAGTCCGATGACCAGCCAACCCATGAATCGATGCTTCATTGCAGTCTCCTCGTTCGGGCCACGGTCATGGCGCAGCCCATTGGAATGGTGTTCCTGCGGAGACCGGGCCAGAACCCGTCCCGCGGCA is a window from the Thioalkalivibrio paradoxus ARh 1 genome containing:
- a CDS encoding TRAP transporter permease, which translates into the protein MSESISPVPQARAAADPDERASQERELSSWQAWMLFIACVGFILFHLIVLNLFPLETWTFRIIHVAGGLFIGFALVASWAPHPEKAGQRRWWLELLPMLAATVLIAYAIGALVAAYVLRDWAGVTLIPAWLFQYFGWSLFAATAIAIPAGWVFRPQAHRIVWYDWILMAASLAVAGYLLFHLNMLQFRAGVVPTQPDMWTILAGILLILEITRRVAGLALVVIAAIFIAYGFVGPWLPGFLGHGGYRADRFFTYLYTDNGILGPTTAVSSTYIVLFITFAAFLQASKVGDYFVNFAFAVAGRRRGGPAKVAVFASGLMGMINGTSAGNVVATGSLTIPLMKRVGYQPRSSGAIEAAASTGGQIMPPVMGAGAFIMAEITGIPYTELIVAALIPALLYFASVYFMVDFEAARTGIKGVPRKELPQVGRLLRRIYLFTPIIILIGALFMGYSVIRAGTVALASAVVVSWLTPFPLGLVGMLRALNLSARMAVQLIAVCAAAGIIVGVIGLTGVGLRFSSMLLAIAANSQLLALLFAMAISVLLGMGMPTTAAYAVAASVVAPGLIQMGVEPLVAHFFVFYYSVISAITPPVALAAYAGAAIAGSEPMRTSVTAFKIGLAAFIVPFMFFYHPALLMVGDNLTITLNFATALIGVFLLAAAAQGWFFGAATWALRGVLFGTALLMISGTVVTDLTGLALFAAALLWQLKLAPVLVQRTAP
- a CDS encoding TAXI family TRAP transporter solute-binding subunit: MKHRFMGWLVIGLTAIAMAGSGALAQDRSDWPRSVKIGTASQGGTYFIYGAGWGNLVQEQLGVNTTAEVTGGPAQNLVLVHSGELQFGMTTMGPARDAWDGTLEMAPGLETKNVRAMFPMYMTPFQVVALQRSGIDSISDLRGKRVGVGPRGGTASVYWPRFFQDLGVNVRLQYGGASDLAGQLQDGLIDAFAFAAGVPISAFSQLEAQQPVNIFSFADAELDVVIANNPVSAVEIPGGTYRSVSEDQSTVAMWNYAIAHKDMPASLVQRIMEVVLDDNERMVRIHRSATETLPENYTTNGFMWFHPGAVCYLQAKGFEVDERLIPPEMAGCD